The Miscanthus floridulus cultivar M001 chromosome 7, ASM1932011v1, whole genome shotgun sequence genome includes a region encoding these proteins:
- the LOC136466985 gene encoding cytochrome c-type biogenesis CcmH-like mitochondrial protein codes for MAAEDDVKQRQIIENRARNISHNVRCTECGSQSIEDSQADVAILLRKLIRDEIKAGKNDKEIYKKLEDEYGETVLYAPKFDLQTAGIWLSPVIVGGIAAGIWAYQKHRQRTNVHIMALNLVRGVPLTPREKETMLDILTPPPPPRKWWWPGK; via the exons ATGGCAGCTGAGGATGACGTCAAACAGAGGCAGATCATTGAAAATCGTGCAAGAAATATAAGCCACAATGTTCGGTGCACTGAGTGTGGTAGCCAATCTATTGAAGATTCACAGGCTGATGTTGCTATTCTGCTTAGGAAG CTCATTCGTGATGAAATAAAAGCAGGAAAGAATGATAAAGAGATCTACAAGAAACTAGAGGATGAGTATGGGGAGACAGTGCTATATGCCCCTAAATTTGATCTTCAGACTGCTGGGATATGGCTTTCACCT GTCATTGTGGGTGGTATAGCAGCTGGCATCTGGGCTTACCAAAAGCACAGGCAAAGGACAAATGTTCACATTATGGCTCTGAACCTGGTCCGAGGGGTACCACTGACTCCAAGGGAGAAGGAGACCATGCTAGACATCCTTAcacctccaccgcctccaaggAAATGGTGGTGGCCAGGCAAATGA
- the LOC136466984 gene encoding uncharacterized protein isoform X1, translating to MEKVLKYEKLCPPSVLSLARGSINACLRYPGIWWFAFMLSLYALELALVPQVSSCCLEKGSALFLNPSNFFAIREKDKRQAARLRSMFNDILWKMVIDDNELIKISKQAYEYERSKGDCLSRPVVISHRDKRSPFLWWGSFCGLAYELQSLAKRIISLCFSTSGCGRDWSAFANVHNRKRIRLEYKRLTKLVYVSYNRKMSNKFKKTRELGSKGKICNPLLLEEFEWENEWVDENCESVHAAHGNEFTWANVHETIGATESLRGHHLPRAAAARAAAFVSQTYARRRKRPRNTAAAHITEEDDSDHDRRCSARAAS from the exons ATGGAGAAAGTATTAAAGTATGAAAAATTATGTCCTCCGTCCGTTCTCTCTTTGGCCAGGGGATCTATAAATGCATGTTTGCGCTACCCAGGAATTTGGTGGTTTGCTTTTATGCTGAGCTTGTACGCGCTGGAGCTGGCACTGGTACCTCAAGTTTCATCATGCTGTTTGGAAAAG GGGTCAGCTCTGTTCTTGAACCCATCCAATTTTTTTGCCATAAGGGAAAAGGACAAGAGACAAGCTGCAAGGCTAAGGTCCATGTTCAACGATATTTTATGGAAgatggtgattgatgacaatgaaCTGATCAAGATTAGCAAGCAGGCTTATGAGTACGAGAGGTCTAAAGGTGATTGCCTCTCAAGGCCAGTAGTCATAAGCCACAGAGATAAAAGAAGCCCAT TTCTTTGGTGGGGTTCATTTTGTGGCCTAGCATATGAGCTCCAAAGTTTAGCAAAAAGAATAATCAGTCTTTGTTTTTCAACATCTGGTTGTGGGCGTGATTGGAGTGCTTTTGCCAAT GTCCACAACAGAAAGAGAATCAGATTGGAGTATAAGAGGTTAACTAAATTGGTATATGTTAGTTACAACCGAAAGATGTCAAATAAGTTTAAAAAAACTAGAGAGCTTGGCTCCAAAGGAAAGATATGCAACCCCCTCTTGCTTGAAGAATTTGAATGGGAAAATGAATGGGTGGATGAAAATTGTGAGTCGGTTCATGCAGCTCATGGTAATGAGTTTACTTGGGCTAATGTGCATGAAACTATTGGGGCAACTGAGAGCCTACGAGGTCATCACTTGcctagggctgctgctgctcgtgcagCAGCCTTTGTCAGCCAGACTTATGCTAGGAGGAGAAAGCGTCCAAGGAACACAGCAGCTGCTCACATCACTGAAGAAGATGACAGTGACCATGATAGGAGATGTAGCGCAAGAGCAGCAAGCTGA
- the LOC136466984 gene encoding uncharacterized protein isoform X2 yields the protein MEKVLKYEKLCPPSVLSLARGSINACLRYPGIWWFAFMLSLYALELALVPQVSSCCLEKDKRQAARLRSMFNDILWKMVIDDNELIKISKQAYEYERSKGDCLSRPVVISHRDKRSPFLWWGSFCGLAYELQSLAKRIISLCFSTSGCGRDWSAFANVHNRKRIRLEYKRLTKLVYVSYNRKMSNKFKKTRELGSKGKICNPLLLEEFEWENEWVDENCESVHAAHGNEFTWANVHETIGATESLRGHHLPRAAAARAAAFVSQTYARRRKRPRNTAAAHITEEDDSDHDRRCSARAAS from the exons ATGGAGAAAGTATTAAAGTATGAAAAATTATGTCCTCCGTCCGTTCTCTCTTTGGCCAGGGGATCTATAAATGCATGTTTGCGCTACCCAGGAATTTGGTGGTTTGCTTTTATGCTGAGCTTGTACGCGCTGGAGCTGGCACTGGTACCTCAAGTTTCATCATGCTGTTTGGAAAAG GACAAGAGACAAGCTGCAAGGCTAAGGTCCATGTTCAACGATATTTTATGGAAgatggtgattgatgacaatgaaCTGATCAAGATTAGCAAGCAGGCTTATGAGTACGAGAGGTCTAAAGGTGATTGCCTCTCAAGGCCAGTAGTCATAAGCCACAGAGATAAAAGAAGCCCAT TTCTTTGGTGGGGTTCATTTTGTGGCCTAGCATATGAGCTCCAAAGTTTAGCAAAAAGAATAATCAGTCTTTGTTTTTCAACATCTGGTTGTGGGCGTGATTGGAGTGCTTTTGCCAAT GTCCACAACAGAAAGAGAATCAGATTGGAGTATAAGAGGTTAACTAAATTGGTATATGTTAGTTACAACCGAAAGATGTCAAATAAGTTTAAAAAAACTAGAGAGCTTGGCTCCAAAGGAAAGATATGCAACCCCCTCTTGCTTGAAGAATTTGAATGGGAAAATGAATGGGTGGATGAAAATTGTGAGTCGGTTCATGCAGCTCATGGTAATGAGTTTACTTGGGCTAATGTGCATGAAACTATTGGGGCAACTGAGAGCCTACGAGGTCATCACTTGcctagggctgctgctgctcgtgcagCAGCCTTTGTCAGCCAGACTTATGCTAGGAGGAGAAAGCGTCCAAGGAACACAGCAGCTGCTCACATCACTGAAGAAGATGACAGTGACCATGATAGGAGATGTAGCGCAAGAGCAGCAAGCTGA